CTTGGGTGAGGTGCAGCATGCGCTTGACGCAGGCGAGGTGCATCTGCATTCCAAGGTGACGGTGCGCGTGCCGCAGATCGACGAGCATGGCAACGAGGTCATGGTTCGGGTTGTCACCACGCCGGGCCGGGCCCGTCTTGGGGCACTTCTGCCGCAGAACGCCAAGGCCCCCTTTAGCCTTGTCAACCGTCTGTTGCGCAAGAAAGAAGTGCAGCAGGTCATCGACACCGTCTATCGCTATTGCGGCCAAAAAGAGAGCGTCATTTTCTGCGATCAGATCATGACCCTCGGCTTCCGCGAGGCGTTCAAGGCGGGGATTTCCTTTGGCAAGGATGACATGGTCGTTCCTGACAACAAGTGGAGCATCGTCGAAGAGACCCGCAGCCAGGTCAAAGGCTTTGAACAGCAGTATATGGACGGCCTGATCACCCAAGGTGAGAAGTACAACAAGGTCGTCGATGCCTGGTCGAAGTGTAACGATCAGGTCACCGAGGCCATGATGTCCACCATTTCGGCGGAACTGCGGGACGAGAACGGTGCTGTCCGCGAACCCAACAGCGTCTATATGATGGCGCACTCGGGCGCGCGGGGCTCGGTCACTCAGATGAAGCAGTTGGGCGGTATGCGCGGTCTGATGGCCAAGCCGAACGGCGACATCATCGAGACGCCGATCATCTCGAACTTCAAGGAAGGTCTGACCGTTCTTGAATACTTCAACTCAACCCACGGTGCCCGTAAGGGTCTGTCGGATACGGCTCTGAAAACCGCAAACTCGGGCTATCTGACCCGGCGTCTGGTGGACGTCGCGCAGGACTGTATCGTGCGCGAGCATGATTGCGGCACCGAGCGCGCGGTTACGGTTGAAGCGGCGGTAAACGACGGCGAAGTCGTGGCCTCCTTGGCAGAGCGTTGCCTTGGCCGGGTTGCGGCTGAGGATATCTTTGATCCGATCAGCGATGCGGTCTTGATCGCGCGTGGCCAGTTGATTGACGAGCGTATGGCGGATTCGCTGGAAGAAGCGGCTGTCCAGACTGTGCGCCTGCGTTCGCCGCTGACCTGTGAGGCCGAGGATGGCGTCTGTGCCATGTGCTATGGTCGTGACCTTGCGCGCGGCACCATGGTCAACATCGGCGAGGCTGTTGGCATCATCGCCGCGCAGTCGATTGGCGAGCCCGGCACACAGCTTACGATGCGGACCTTCCACATCGGCGGCGTGGCGCAGGGGGGGCAACAGTCCTTCCTTGAGGCAAGCCAAGAGGGCACGATCACCTATGATCAACCCCAGACGCTGGAAAACGCCAATGGCGAGACCCTCGTTATGGGCCGGAACATGAAACTCCGGATCATTGGCGACAAGGGTGTTGAACTTGCCAGCCACAAGGTCGGCTACGGCACCAAGCTCTTTGTCAAAGAAGGGGCCAAGGTTACGCGCGGTCAGAAACTGTTCGAGTGGGATCCCTACACCCTGCCGATCCTCGCCGAGAAATCGGGCACCGCGAAATTCGTGGACCTGACCTCGGGTGTCTCTGTGCGGGACGTGACCGACGAAGCCACCGGCATGACCCAAAAGATCGTGACCGATTGGCGGGCAGCACCACGCGGCAACGAGCTGAAACCCGAAGTGTTCATCGTGGGTGAAGATGGTGAGCCCATGCGCAATGACGCGGGCAACCCTGTGACCTATCCGATGTCCGTGGATGCCATTCTGTCGGTCGAAGAAGGCCAGCAGGTGCAAGCGGGTGATGTGATTGCGCGTATTCCGCGTGAAGGTGGCAAGACCAAGGACATCACCGGTGGTCTGCCGCGTGTGGCTGAACTCTTTGAGGCACGTCGCCCCAAGGATCACGCCATCATCGCGGAAATCGACGGGTATGTTCGCTATGGCCGTGACTACAAGAACAAGCGTCGCGTTACGATCGAACCCACCGACGAAAGCCTTGAGCCCGTGGAATACATGGTGCCCAAGGGCAAGCACATCCCGGTGCAGGAAGGTGACTATGTCCAGAAGGGCGATTACATCATGGACGGCAATCCCGCGCCGCATGATATTCTTGCCATCATGGGCGTCGAAGCGCTTGCCAACTACATGATCGACGAAGTGCAGGAGGTTTACCGTCTGCAGGGCGTGAAGATCAACGACAAGCACATCGAGGTCATCGTGCGTCAGATGCTCCAGAAATGGGAAATCCAGGACTCGGGCGACACGACGCTTCTCAAGGGCGAGCATGTGGACAAGGTCGAGTTTGACGAGGCCAATGCCAAGGCTGAGGCCAAGGGCGGACGTCCGGCTATGGGTGAACCGATCCTTCTCGGTATCACCAAGGCATCGCTGCAAACCCGGTCGTTCATCTCGGCGGCATCCTTCCAGGAAACTACCCGCGTTCTCACCGAAGCCTCTGTTCAGGGCAAACGTGACAAGCTGGTCGGTCTCAAGGAAAACGTCATCGTGGGCCGCCTGATCCCGGCGGGCACGGGTGGTGCGACCCAAGAGATGCGCCGCATTGCGACAGCGCGCGACAGCATCGTGATCGAGGCGCGTCAGGAAGAGGCGGCTGCGGCTGCGGCTCTGGCCGCACCTGTGATCGACAATGATGTGGTCGGTGGCGACGAGTTTGATAATTTCGTCGAAACCCCGGAGAGCCGCGATCAGTAAGATTTGCGGATGAAATTTGGAAAAGCCCGGTCCTTTGACCGGGCTTTTTCGTTGGGGAGAGCCGTGCTTTGAAAAAGAAAACCTGTCGAAATCCGTTCAAGATTTCTGGGTCAGGGATTGAAAATCACGTAATTCGGCAACCGGAATATGGCAGTGGATGAGATGCTCATTGCCAGCGTCGCGCGCGGGCGGCGTTTCGGTTTCGCAAATCTCACCGCGCTTGACCGGGCAGCGGCGTTGGAACGGACACCCGCGCGCGGGGGGCGACAGTTCCACCGTATCCTGTGCCAGAAGCCGGGGTGCAAGATCCGGGTCCGGTTCCAGCACTGCACCCAGCAACGCCTCGGTATAGGGGTGTGAAGGCGCGGTATAGACCGCTGCAACCGGACCGATTTCACATAACCGCCCCTGATAGAGCACTGCAACCCGGTCAGACAGGGCCCGTACCACGGTCAGGTCATGGCTGACAAAGACAAAAGCCGTGCCATGCAGGCCTTTGAGATCGTTCAGCAATTCCAGAACTGCCGCCTGCACCGAGACATCGAGCGCCGAGGTGATCTCGTCGCAGAGCACGACGTCAGGTTCGGCGGCAAAGGCGCGTGCTACGGCCACGCGCTGTTTTTCGCCCCCCGACAGCTGCCCCGGTCGGCGGTCAAGGTAATGTGCCCCAAGCCGTACCGTTTCGAGCAATTCGGCGGCGCGGTCGCGCAGGGCGCGATCCTTGAGCCCGAAATAAAGCCTGAGGGGCTGTGCCAGAATGTCCTGCACCGTCTGGCGCGGATTGAGGCTGTCGTCGGGGTTCTGGAAAATCATCTGAAGGCGCCGCAGATGATCGGGGCGGCGGTGTTCGACCATCGAGGGCAGTGCCGTGCCATCCCCAAGACTGATCTGACCCTTGGCAGGCGGCAAGAGACCGGCGATGGATTTGAGGATGGTGGATTTGCCGCTGCCGGATTCACCCACCAATCCCAAAGTCTCGCCGCGCCGAAGGTTCAGCGTGATCCCATCCACGGTCGCGGGCGGTAATGGCTGCCCTGTGAGCCGCGCGAAAACACCGGGACGGCCATAGCGGATTGCGACGCTGTCGAGCGATAGGGCAAGGGGACTGTCCCCCGTGCAGCATGTCAGTGCCTGCCCTGCCTGCGCCGGGGGCATCGCCGCAACCTGATCGGGGTAATGGCACCGGGTCATTTGCCCCGCTTCACCTTCTACCAAGGGGGGGCGCACTGTCTGACAGGTTTCGGTTGCCAAGGCACAGCGCGGGGAAAAAGCACAGCCCAAGCGGGCGGTTGCAGGCCCTGGCGGCCGTCCCTCCAACGCGCGCGGCAGGGTCCGGTCTCCGAGGCGGGGGATAGAGGCCAGAAGGCTGCGTGCATAGGGATGTGCGGGACGGCGCAGCAGGTCTCGGGTTGGTCCTGTCAGCACGGCTTCACCGGCATAGAGCACTTGCACCCGGTCGCAGACCCGCGCGATGACGCCCAGATCATGGCTGACATAGACCATTGCCATGTTGCGCGTGCGCGCCAGATCGTGCAACAGGTCAAGGATATGCGCCTGTGTGGTGACATCAAGGCCGGTGGTTGGCTCGTCCAGCAAAAGCGCGTCTGGCTCGCCAGCGAGGGCCATGGCGATCGCCACACGCTGTTGTTGCCCGCCAGAAAGCTCATGCGGATAGCGCCGCAGGATGGCGTCAGGATCGGGCAGGCGTACTTGGGCCAAAAGATCGCGGGCCCGTTTGGGATGTTCCGACCTAGGCAGGTTGCAATGCAGGCGCAGAGCCTCGTAAATTTGCCGCCCGATGCGCAATGTCGGGGTCAGCGATTGCCCCGAGTTTTGTGGAATGAGGCCCAATTGCCCCCCGCGGATTTTCGCGAGCTCCCGATCCGAACGCGCGAACATGTCCGCCCCGTCATAGATCACCTCGCCCGAGAGCTTTTGCAGACCGTGCTTGAGATAGCCCATCGCGGCCAGCGCCAGCGTACTCTTGCCAGAGCCGCTTTCGCCAACGATCCCAAGGGTTTCTCCGCGACACACAGTCAGGTCGACCTCGTGGAGCACAGGCAAGACCTGACCTGAACGCCCACGAAAGCCAATGCAAAGCCGCCGGATATCGAGGAGGGGGGGCTGGCTCATGTCACACCACTGCTGCCCGGCTTTGATCAAGGCCAAGCGTCTTGGCAAGCGCGTCCGCCGTGAGATTGATCCCGATGATCAGGCTGGACAGGGCCACAACCGGGGCGATCACCCCCCATGGTGCCAGCGACATATAAACACGCGCATCCGAGACCATCAGCCCCCAATCGGGACGGGGCGGAGCCACGCCAAAGCCCAGAAACGACAGTGCTGAAAAGCCCAAGAGCATCCAAGACCAGCGCATTGCGCCTTCAACCAACAGGACATCGGTCACATTGGGCAAGAGTTCGCGGCGCACGATGTCAATCGGGCGATGTCCGCGTGCGCGCGCGGCGGCGATGAAATCGCGGGCGACCACCTCATGGGCTGCGGCGCGGGCGACGCGGATCACTGGAATCCCAAAGAAAAACGCCAATGTCGGCAACAAGACCTCGCCGCCGCTGCCAAAGACGGTGATGAGCACCAAGAGAGGCAGGATGCCGGGTAGGGCGAGAAAGGCATCGACGAGGCGCAGGGTGATTTCGTCCTCCCATCCACCGCGCAGGCCGAGGTAGACGCCCAAGAGACCGCCCCAGAGAAGGGCGATGGGGGTGGCGATGCCGGTGACCAGCAGTGCTTCGCGCCCGCCCAAGAGCACTCGGCTGAATACGTCGCGGCCCAGATGATCGGTGCCGAACCAATGTTCGGATGAGGGACCGGCGAGCGTTTGGAGTGCGTTCATCTCTTTGTAATCAAAGGGAACAATCCAAGGGCTGATGATTGCCAGACAGAGATGAAAGACAACAATGCCAAGCCCGATGGCGCCGGATGGGCGGTGCGTCATGGCGCGCAGGATTTCCAAAAGCCGGATCACCCTTGCCTCATATGGTGGCTGCGCAGGCGCGGGTTGAGCGCGAGGCTGAGGATGTCGGCGATAAGGTTGATCGCCACATAGGTCGCGGCGACAATAAGGGTGATGGCCTGCACCACAGGCAGGTCACGACCCGAAATCGCATCAATCAGCAATCGACCAAGCCCCGGATAATTAAAGACAACTTCGACCACAACCACCCCGCCCAAAAGCCATGCCACAGTGAGCGCGATGATGTTGATCGCGGGCAAGAGGGCGTTGGGCAGCGCATGGCGAAAAACGATTTGCCAGTAGGGAACGCCCTTGAGTGTGGCCATTTGCACATAGTCGCTGGCCATCACGTCGATTACCGAAGAGCGCACCATGCGCATGATATGGGCCACCATAAGCAAGGTCAAAACCACCGCTGCCAGGATGAATTCCGGAAAGAATTCAAGAGGTTGGGCATCGGCCGGCGTGAGGACGATAGCCGGAACCCAGCCAAGCCAGATCGCGAAGACTAGGATCAAAATCGTGGCGGCGACGAATTCGGGGATCGTCATCGCGAGGATCGCACCAGTTGAAAAGAGGATGTCGAGCCATGTGTCGCGCCGCAGTCCAGCCACAGCACCAAGAAAAATTGACAAGGGAATTCCAACACTTAGCGCTCCAGCGGCGAGCATCAGGGAATTGCGAAGGCGGTAGCCTACCAGGTTGCTTATGCGTTCTTGTCCATTGGCGGAAACCCCAAATTCGCCCTGTACCGCAGAGGCCGCCCACGAGAGATAGCGGCTGAGCGCAGGCGCGTTTAAGCCCATGACTTCACGACATTTTTCCAAGGCCTCGCCATGGGCATCGCGTTCGAGAACGGCGGTGCAGGCATCCCCGGGCAGGGCCTCGACCCCAAGGAAAATGAGGACAGAGACCAGCCAAATGGTAACCAGCCCAAGCGCCAACCGCTTAAAAATCAGAGAAAACATCTGTTCTGTCCCCAATGCGGCAAAGGTCCCCAACCCCCGCCTGCTGGCAGACTAGACCAGTCGTGACGCAGCCGTCGAGAAATTCTTGAGCGCAAACCTTACAGAGCTTACAAATCGGGGCGAGTTTTGTAAGGTCCGGCGATATTCTAGACACCAAGATAGGTATCGGTGATCTCTGGGGTGAGCGCGCGAAAGGTTCCGGTCCAGACGGAGCGCCCCTTTTCAAGGATCACGGCGCTATCGGCGACGCGGGCGAGTTCGCGGATGGATTTGTCGATCACCAAAAGCGCCATGCCGGTTTCGGATTTGAGGCGGGCGAGCGCTGCCCAGATTTCCTGACGCACAACGGGGGCCAATCCTTCGGTCGCCTCGTCGAGGATCAAAAGACGGGGGTTGGTCATCAGCGCGCGTCCGATTGCCAGCATCTGTTGTTCGCCGCCCGAGAGGGACGCGGCGATCTGATCCTGCCGTTCAGCTAAACGCGGAAAGAGCCGGGTGACGGCGGCCATGTCCCAAGGGCCGGGGCGGGCGGCTGCGATCAGGTTCTCGCGCACCGTAAGGCTGGCGAAGCAGCGCCGCCCCTCGGGGACAAGGCCGATTCCCGCGCGGGCGGCGCGGTGCGCGGGCATGCCGCTGAGGTCTCGCCCGGCAAAGGTGGCGGTGCCGCCACTCTGGCGCAGGAGGCGGCAGATCACCTTGACCGTGGTGGATTTGCCCATGCCGTTGCGGCCCATAAGGGCCACCACCTCGCCTTCGCTGACTGAGAGGTTAACATCAAAGAGCGCCTGACTTGCGCCGTAAGAGGCGGTGATCTGGCGGAGGGAGAGGAGTGTCATGCCGTGGCCTCGTCCATGTCGTCACCCAAATAGGCGCTGCGCACCTCGGGGTCGCGCCGGATCTCGTCTACGGTGCCGGTGGCGATGATCTGGCCATAGACCAGCACGCTGATCCGGTCTGCGAGAGCAAAGACCGCGTCCATGTCATGCTCGACCAGCAGGATCGGGGCCTCGGCGCGCAGGCCATCCAGAAGCGTGGTCAGCGCGCGGGTGCCATCGGCACCAAGACCGGCCATGGGTTCATCCATGAGAAAGGCGCGGGGGCGGAGCGTAAGGGCAATGGCCACCTCCAACTGGCGGCGTTGGCCGTGCGACAGCTCGGCGCAGCGGGTGTTGCGGGCGTCTGACAAGCCCACGGTATCCAGGGCCGCTTCGGCGCGGGTGCGCAGATCGGCATCGCGCAACACGGGGCGCAGGAAGCGCACGACATCGCCACGCTGGCCAAGCGCGCCCAGAATGGCGTTTTGCAGCACGGTATACTCCATCGGCAGGGCCGAAATCTGAAACGTGCGTGCCATGCCAAGCCGCGCGCGCGCTGCTGTATCGAGGGCGGTCACATCCTGCCCGGCAAAGAGAATTCGGCCTGCGTCGGGGCGCAGCGCGCCTGCGATTTGGGCAATCAAGGTGGATTTGCCCGCGCCGTTGGGGCCGATCAGGGCGTGTATTTCGCCCGGTTTGAGATCGAGTGTGATGTCGCGGCTGGCGGTGAGCGCGCCAAAGCTTTTGCTGAGGCCAGATATGGCGAGAATGGGATCAGTCATGCGGCTGCCCCCGTCCGGCAAGTAGCCCAAAGAGCCCGCCGCGTGCGAAAAGCACGGTGCCAAGCAGGATCGCGCCCAAGTAGATGTGCCAATAGTCGCTGAGGCCGCCCAAGCTGTGTTCGAGCAGGATAAAGAGCGCGGCCCCCGCGACCGGGCCAAAGACGCGGCCGACACCGCCCAAGATCACAAACACCATGATCTCGCCCGAGGTTTGCCACGAGAACATCACCGGGCTGACAAAGCGATTGAGATCGGCAAAGAGCGCGCCCGCAAGCCCGGTGATCGCGCCCGAGAGCGTGAAGGCGATGAGATAGAGCCGATAGGGGCGGTGGCCCACGGCGGCAACGCGCGCCTCGTTCTGCCGCGCGGCCCCCAGCATGAGGCCGAAAGGAGAGCGGGCAAGGCGGGCGGTGAAGAAAAGGATCAACGCCAACAGGCCATAGCAGAGCGCAAAGAACTGGATCGGGTCCATGGTGTTGAGGCCCGGAAAGCCGTTGCGGACATAGATCGAGAGACCGTCTTCACCGCCATAGGCGGGCCAGGAGATCGCGAAATAGTAGAACATCTGCGAAAAGGCGAGGGTGATCATGATGAAATAGACGCCTGTTGTGCGCAACGAAAGCGCGCCCACGGCGAGGGCGGCGAGAGCCGAGGTGAGTGTGGCGATGATCCAGATCACCGGCATGGATTTGGTGCCGGGAATCGTCAGGGGCCAGTCGGTGACGCTGGTGTAGGTCTGGGCGTGAAAGGCGAGGATGCCCATGGCATAGCCGCCCAGCCCGAAGAAGAGTGCGTGACCAAAGCTGACGAGGCCGCCGAAGCCGAGCGCAATGTTGAGGCCGACCCCGGCGATGGCGAGGATCACGGCGCGGGTGGTGAGGGTGATGAGAAACGGCTCGTCCGTGGCCCAAGCGTAGAGGGGGAAAAGCAGAAGTATGGCCATGAGGGCGGCGTTGAGCAGGGTTTCACGGCTCATGTCGCGGCCCCGAAGAGGCCACGGGGCCGAAAGATCAGCACGCCCGCCATGAGGATGTAGATCGCCATAGAGGCCAGCGACGCGCCGACCGAATTGGCCGCTGCTGGCTCTAGGAAGGTGGCGAAAGCTGAAGGCAGGAGGGCGCGGCCCAAGGTATCAGTGAGGCCGACCAGCAGCGCGCCGATAAAGGCCCCCTTGATCGAGCCGATGCCGCCGATCACGATGACCACGAAAGCAAGGATCAGCACCGGCTCGCCCATACCCACCTGCACCGATTGAATGGCGCCGATGAGTGCGCCGGCAAGGCCCGCAAGCGCAGCACCGAGGGCAAAGACCAGCGTATAGAGCGCCGAGATATTGACGCCCAAGGCCGCGATCATCTCGCGGTCATTTTCGCCTGCGCGGATGCGGATGCCGAGGCGGGTTTTCGAGATCATGGCAAAGAGCGCGGCGGCGATCACCAGCCCTGCGCCGATCATCGCAAGGCGGTAGCGCGAATAGTCGATGCCAAACGGCAGGCGCAGCGTGCCCGACAGCCAGTCGGGCGTATCGAGATAGAGCGGGAAAGAGCCAAAGACCCAGCGGGTGCCTTCGGACAGGATGAGGATCAGCGCAAAGGTGGCCAAGACCTGATCGAGGTGGTCGCGGTCGTAGAGGCGGCGGATGACGAGCAGCTCAATGAGCACGCCCGCCACCGCGGCGGCGGCGAGGCTGGCGGCGAGGGCCAAGAGGAACGAGCCGGTCAGCCCCGCCACCCAAGCGGCGGCAAAGGCCCCGATCATATAGAGCGAGCCATGGGCGAGATTGATCAGCCCCATCACGCCGAAAATGAGCGTTAGCCCGGC
The nucleotide sequence above comes from Roseovarius mucosus. Encoded proteins:
- the rpoC gene encoding DNA-directed RNA polymerase subunit beta'; this encodes MNQELTNNPFNPVAPAKVFDEIKVSLASPERILSWSYGEIKKPETINYRTFKPERDGLFCARIFGPIKDYECLCGKYKRMKYRGVVCEKCGVEVTLQKVRRERMGHIELAAPCAHIWFLKSLPSRIGLMLDMTLRDLERVLYFENYVVIEPGLTDLTYGQMLTEEEFMDAQDAYGMDAFTANIGAEAIREMLQNIDLEAEAEQLRADLKEATGELKPKKIIKRLKVVESFIESGNRPEWMVMTVIPVIPPELRPLVPLDGGRFATSDLNDLYRRVINRNNRLKRLIELRAPDIIVRNEKRMLQESVDALFDNGRRGRVITGANKRPLKSLSDMLKGKQGRFRQNLLGKRVDFSGRSVIVTGPELKLHQCGLPKKMALELFKPFIYSRLEAKGLSSTVKQAKKLVEKERPEVWDILDEVIREHPVMLNRAPTLHRLGIQAFEPVLIEGKAIQLHPLVCSAFNADFDGDQMAVHVPLSLEAQLEARVLMMSTNNVLSPANGAPIIVPSQDMILGLYYVTLQRDGMKGEGMVFSSLGEVQHALDAGEVHLHSKVTVRVPQIDEHGNEVMVRVVTTPGRARLGALLPQNAKAPFSLVNRLLRKKEVQQVIDTVYRYCGQKESVIFCDQIMTLGFREAFKAGISFGKDDMVVPDNKWSIVEETRSQVKGFEQQYMDGLITQGEKYNKVVDAWSKCNDQVTEAMMSTISAELRDENGAVREPNSVYMMAHSGARGSVTQMKQLGGMRGLMAKPNGDIIETPIISNFKEGLTVLEYFNSTHGARKGLSDTALKTANSGYLTRRLVDVAQDCIVREHDCGTERAVTVEAAVNDGEVVASLAERCLGRVAAEDIFDPISDAVLIARGQLIDERMADSLEEAAVQTVRLRSPLTCEAEDGVCAMCYGRDLARGTMVNIGEAVGIIAAQSIGEPGTQLTMRTFHIGGVAQGGQQSFLEASQEGTITYDQPQTLENANGETLVMGRNMKLRIIGDKGVELASHKVGYGTKLFVKEGAKVTRGQKLFEWDPYTLPILAEKSGTAKFVDLTSGVSVRDVTDEATGMTQKIVTDWRAAPRGNELKPEVFIVGEDGEPMRNDAGNPVTYPMSVDAILSVEEGQQVQAGDVIARIPREGGKTKDITGGLPRVAELFEARRPKDHAIIAEIDGYVRYGRDYKNKRRVTIEPTDESLEPVEYMVPKGKHIPVQEGDYVQKGDYIMDGNPAPHDILAIMGVEALANYMIDEVQEVYRLQGVKINDKHIEVIVRQMLQKWEIQDSGDTTLLKGEHVDKVEFDEANAKAEAKGGRPAMGEPILLGITKASLQTRSFISAASFQETTRVLTEASVQGKRDKLVGLKENVIVGRLIPAGTGGATQEMRRIATARDSIVIEARQEEAAAAAALAAPVIDNDVVGGDEFDNFVETPESRDQ
- a CDS encoding ABC transporter ATP-binding protein, whose translation is MSQPPLLDIRRLCIGFRGRSGQVLPVLHEVDLTVCRGETLGIVGESGSGKSTLALAAMGYLKHGLQKLSGEVIYDGADMFARSDRELAKIRGGQLGLIPQNSGQSLTPTLRIGRQIYEALRLHCNLPRSEHPKRARDLLAQVRLPDPDAILRRYPHELSGGQQQRVAIAMALAGEPDALLLDEPTTGLDVTTQAHILDLLHDLARTRNMAMVYVSHDLGVIARVCDRVQVLYAGEAVLTGPTRDLLRRPAHPYARSLLASIPRLGDRTLPRALEGRPPGPATARLGCAFSPRCALATETCQTVRPPLVEGEAGQMTRCHYPDQVAAMPPAQAGQALTCCTGDSPLALSLDSVAIRYGRPGVFARLTGQPLPPATVDGITLNLRRGETLGLVGESGSGKSTILKSIAGLLPPAKGQISLGDGTALPSMVEHRRPDHLRRLQMIFQNPDDSLNPRQTVQDILAQPLRLYFGLKDRALRDRAAELLETVRLGAHYLDRRPGQLSGGEKQRVAVARAFAAEPDVVLCDEITSALDVSVQAAVLELLNDLKGLHGTAFVFVSHDLTVVRALSDRVAVLYQGRLCEIGPVAAVYTAPSHPYTEALLGAVLEPDPDLAPRLLAQDTVELSPPARGCPFQRRCPVKRGEICETETPPARDAGNEHLIHCHIPVAELRDFQSLTQKS
- a CDS encoding ABC transporter permease; this encodes MIRLLEILRAMTHRPSGAIGLGIVVFHLCLAIISPWIVPFDYKEMNALQTLAGPSSEHWFGTDHLGRDVFSRVLLGGREALLVTGIATPIALLWGGLLGVYLGLRGGWEDEITLRLVDAFLALPGILPLLVLITVFGSGGEVLLPTLAFFFGIPVIRVARAAAHEVVARDFIAAARARGHRPIDIVRRELLPNVTDVLLVEGAMRWSWMLLGFSALSFLGFGVAPPRPDWGLMVSDARVYMSLAPWGVIAPVVALSSLIIGINLTADALAKTLGLDQSRAAVV
- a CDS encoding ABC transporter permease, yielding MFSLIFKRLALGLVTIWLVSVLIFLGVEALPGDACTAVLERDAHGEALEKCREVMGLNAPALSRYLSWAASAVQGEFGVSANGQERISNLVGYRLRNSLMLAAGALSVGIPLSIFLGAVAGLRRDTWLDILFSTGAILAMTIPEFVAATILILVFAIWLGWVPAIVLTPADAQPLEFFPEFILAAVVLTLLMVAHIMRMVRSSVIDVMASDYVQMATLKGVPYWQIVFRHALPNALLPAINIIALTVAWLLGGVVVVEVVFNYPGLGRLLIDAISGRDLPVVQAITLIVAATYVAINLIADILSLALNPRLRSHHMRQG
- a CDS encoding ABC transporter ATP-binding protein, with amino-acid sequence MTLLSLRQITASYGASQALFDVNLSVSEGEVVALMGRNGMGKSTTVKVICRLLRQSGGTATFAGRDLSGMPAHRAARAGIGLVPEGRRCFASLTVRENLIAAARPGPWDMAAVTRLFPRLAERQDQIAASLSGGEQQMLAIGRALMTNPRLLILDEATEGLAPVVRQEIWAALARLKSETGMALLVIDKSIRELARVADSAVILEKGRSVWTGTFRALTPEITDTYLGV
- a CDS encoding ABC transporter ATP-binding protein codes for the protein MTDPILAISGLSKSFGALTASRDITLDLKPGEIHALIGPNGAGKSTLIAQIAGALRPDAGRILFAGQDVTALDTAARARLGMARTFQISALPMEYTVLQNAILGALGQRGDVVRFLRPVLRDADLRTRAEAALDTVGLSDARNTRCAELSHGQRRQLEVAIALTLRPRAFLMDEPMAGLGADGTRALTTLLDGLRAEAPILLVEHDMDAVFALADRISVLVYGQIIATGTVDEIRRDPEVRSAYLGDDMDEATA
- a CDS encoding branched-chain amino acid ABC transporter permease encodes the protein MSRETLLNAALMAILLLFPLYAWATDEPFLITLTTRAVILAIAGVGLNIALGFGGLVSFGHALFFGLGGYAMGILAFHAQTYTSVTDWPLTIPGTKSMPVIWIIATLTSALAALAVGALSLRTTGVYFIMITLAFSQMFYYFAISWPAYGGEDGLSIYVRNGFPGLNTMDPIQFFALCYGLLALILFFTARLARSPFGLMLGAARQNEARVAAVGHRPYRLYLIAFTLSGAITGLAGALFADLNRFVSPVMFSWQTSGEIMVFVILGGVGRVFGPVAGAALFILLEHSLGGLSDYWHIYLGAILLGTVLFARGGLFGLLAGRGQPHD
- a CDS encoding branched-chain amino acid ABC transporter permease, with amino-acid sequence MSAVLLIEQALNGLQFGVMLFLMAAGLTLIFGVMGLINLAHGSLYMIGAFAAAWVAGLTGSFLLALAASLAAAAVAGVLIELLVIRRLYDRDHLDQVLATFALILILSEGTRWVFGSFPLYLDTPDWLSGTLRLPFGIDYSRYRLAMIGAGLVIAAALFAMISKTRLGIRIRAGENDREMIAALGVNISALYTLVFALGAALAGLAGALIGAIQSVQVGMGEPVLILAFVVIVIGGIGSIKGAFIGALLVGLTDTLGRALLPSAFATFLEPAAANSVGASLASMAIYILMAGVLIFRPRGLFGAAT